gtcaagtggttttaaaaaactgtggtcatacaactaaatattagtttagtaattcacaggattgctaaatcccagaaaaaaaaatgtttgtacaaaatagttttgagtttgtacagtcaaaggtagacactgctatttttttgaacacacccctttcaactaattgcccaattgcacagccttaagagcgtgcatatcatgaatgctgggtattgtttgttttctgagaatctactgaacctactggtaacttgtttgccacgtagcaataaaaaatatactaaaatccttgattattcttgttagtcacattgtactgctattattttgaacaagactgtatgtgcaaacatggacaaatatgTACAAAATGGCTGCTTTAATGAACTTTCGAAGTGATGCTAAGACAAAAAATTTGTCTTTACACTTTCTCAAAGTGCCAGCAGTCCCCGCACTGAACGTCTGGCAAACTTCTGCTCATACCTGAGACAAAAACACAAGCACCTCTGGAGGGAGCAGAAGGACTTCAGGAGGGAAAGGAAATCCCAGCATGCCCTTCGAAAAGCCCTGCTGCAGGCAGCCAGAGATGAACCTCACCACACCGCACAGCTTATTCAGGAACAAAATAAAGAGACCTCCACGCCCTCCaggtaaaacacacacacgggacttaaaataacatgacattGAGCACTCAGAATGAGTGTTTTGTGTGATACAGTAGTATTTCTCCTATCGGTTCTTATGGGTCTTGATTTCACAGCACTGCAGTAGCACCTGGAGTGGCAAACTCAGGTTTGTGTTTGGCTGTCGTAAAAGGCGAAGAGTGCAGAAATCCAGCCTTACCGTTCTCCAGGCACTGCTTTCAACGTATCCTATCATGAATTGCTTATGTAAGGCGATTACCCGGTTTAAGTTCTAGACTGTCTGTGCACCCCCATGTTGTATTCTTAACCAAGCTCTGTAGATATCCTACAGAACCGATCTCAGCAGCTGTTCTCAAGCTGTACAGCTCGCTTCGCAGATGGAGCTCAGTGCTCCATCCCTGTCTTTGACATCACACACCAGACACCGCTTTGTGACGAGCACGCCAAGAAAATGGTAAGATAGGTCAACTGTTTCATCACGTACAAAACTTTTCCCGCCAATAGGgctgtgacgagacacttactCCACGGGACGAGACACGAGATTGAGTTCACGAGACGAGAtctttacactttttaaaaatcctcaatgataaaatacaTGAATGAAATCATATGATTTTACCCACCACAAGGGGGATGTGGCTCTTCTGCTGAGTGACTTTATTGGAAATGGGAATATCGCAAAAAGAGTATCAAAAGTCGAAAAGCTAAGATTTGAAAGTGACAGATTTGCCTATTTGTGTTTGTACAGCAAATCTTTTTTGTGAGTGCTAGTTTACAGATTTGTGACTATGTCTGCAACACAAGTTTGTGATTACTGTCCAAATCTCAGCATTCAACTTTAGATTTTGATTTAGCAAGTTTTTTCATTGGGACTGAGAGTATAAATATTATTGTACAAGTACaaattttaaaatttttattttccaAGTTCTCAAATTAAAATTTACAAGCTCTTAAGTTTTGAAAGTGATTTACCTTCAATCCCTACTCGTCAATTatagggacattccacttttttgaaaaatgctaattttttctgcttccctagagttaaacatttgattcttaccattttggaatccattcagctgatctctgggtctggtgcaagcacttttagcatagcttagcacaatccattgaatctgattagaccattagcatcacactaaaaaataaccaaagattttcaatatttttcctatttaaaacttgactcttctgtagttacatcgtgtacttagaccgacggaaattaaaagttgcgattttctaggcagatatggttagggactaaactctcattctggtgtaacaATCAAGGACTGTGCTGCTGTAGCATGGCTGCAAGTTTTTACGTCAATCAATAGTTCCACTATTATCTACTAGGTgccgctcttacccaacttctAAAACACTAAAGGATTCGCTGATCCAAAAAACAGTAATAACTCTGTTTTGAACACAACGTTCTGAATGTGATTTCTAACaaagttaatttaaaaaatgcaattatctcatctttttgctcaaaatgttgtatttttgaaaaaacctacccatatttgagaggtgataaaaaagagaacaaatgaggatacgatgaaacttttttttttaaagcagagggtttgttctttaatttgatgtattgtatgtttatatatttaaagaagaacaattctggaaagcattaaacatttgtgaaaatcataaaaatgctggcgctggctagcaactttaaaaattaatgctggtggggaaagagttagcGCTAGATTTGTAACCAATTGTGCATCGATGGATTTTTGTGCAGGACAATTTCCTTCGAGGTGACATCAGTCGCAGAACgtaccaccaccaccagcagatTCAGAGGCACCGGCCACTGAAGAAACCCAAGCCTCCACCTCTCAGTAAGAAACATAAAAAGAAAAGCAAGAAGGGAGTATCACGGCGTCCTCAGAAACCCATTCCCCCCGCGCTGCCCCAGGGCAACTTGGGCATGCCGTCCATCTTGTGCCTGCCCACTCAGCCATCTGGCATAAGGTGAGAGTCTGTGTGACATGGGTGTATCTCCATGTATTTGTACGTGTGCTTATCATCTTTGTTGTACGCAGGAGCCCTTTAACTCCTGATCTGAGTGCGGATGAATTTCCTGATGACATCAACGACATTAGTGACATTCCACATGACCTGGAGTTGAATCAGGAGGATTTCTCAGATGTTCTACCTCGACTCCCGGATGACCTTCAGGACTTTGATCTTTTTGAAGGTATTCATTTCATATCTTGTAGTGTACATTTTTCCTTTTTGCCTTTCTAGTCAGCCATAAATGCCTGTTGTTTAATATCCGCTTGGTTTTGCTTAACCAACAAACACTATAAAGCTGGGTGTTAGATTTGAAAAAATCAGAAACCAGCCTTTCTTATTCCGTAATTCACATTTTGTTTGTTGTATAGGAAAGAACAGTGAGCTGTTGCCCACCTCTGAAGAAGCAGAGGAACTCGTTCGTGTTCTCCAGGCCATGGGCTCGTACCCAGAATCCCTCGCATGTCTCAGTGGAATTGCTGAGCTTGGTCCTGTAGAAGGTGTTGATTGTCGTAACATGTCAGGAGGAGTTGTGGATCTACTGAGCGCACGGCTATCTGCCGACACGCTTTCCAACTTGGAGCTGGACGCCAGTCTGCTCCCCACTTCGGAAGATGCTTTCCCCCCATCACCTCCGTCGCCACAACCCCCTCTCACTCCCCCATCCTCCGTGGGTCACCTCACAGACAGCACATACCCACAGAGGCAATCTCACCTCCTGTCTAAGTTGGACAACTCCAAAGCAGATCTAAGTGATCTGCCGCTTGACAAGGACGAGGACATCTCTCGTGGCTCCTGGGGCGTTCTCACACTTCCCCTCAGTGACTCCGCCCAGTTTCACAGCCTTATTGCCTCAGACAGACTGCTCATGTCTACGGCGCTCTCAACGCCCCTGACCCCTGTATCCTCAGCCCCCTGCCACCCCagtttgtccctctctgctttgcCTCAGAGCAGTCAGACTCAGAGTGCATCACCAACATCAGAGCTCCTCTGCCCCAGCCAAGCCAAGCACCTTCTCCCCCCACTGTTCAACCACTGTGGGATCCCATCGGACTTCCAGCCACACCACAGTACACCGGCACCCTCTATGGACCAGGCCTGAATTGCAGGCAGAACCAATATTTCCAATGATCTTCTATATAGCCACAGTATTCAGGGAACACGTTGCAGatgatttttgtttcattctgtCTGTCTGAGTTCCTCAACCACCCCCACACGAAAAAGCACGTCAAGCAATAACTTTCTCGTCAGCTTAAAATAGCTGCTTTTTTCTAAAGCAAACCGATAAATAGATGGATTTTAGCCATTAATATCACTTGTATCCTTAAAtgcatatttaatatatttatagagTAGCAGTCTGCACAGATAGTTTTATTGATGAGTGCAAATGTTTGGTGAAAATGTGGTCATTGTTTAGAGAGAACTGGTCAGGTTTGTCAGTGGCAAACATACGAGGGCAGATGTCATGGTCGTATCACTATTCGTCCCGTGTTATGATTAAAAAGCTCACTGTTTTGGCAGATAAGTGTTCATGTGCTTTTAGTAGAGGTCATACTATGGGGTCTTGCTGTAGGTGTAAGTGCCTGCCATAAAAGCTACTGTATGTTACACCTTTATAACCAGTGTATTCTAATTCAAGAAACAGTTAtgcttagtaaaaaaaaataatgcatatttTACTCCTAAAAGTTACAAAAGTAGCATTTCCTTCCCTGTTTTTGGCTAATTCACATTACAATACAGTTACATGAGGGTGTTAAACTTCGATTCTGAGTGTTTGATGTGCTCCTGTGAGGCGTTTAGCGATAGCATTTGTGGGAACTAAATGGTGTTAAGCTATAGTCAGTTACTCGTCATGGCTTTTAAAGAGAAATAGTTTTGACGCCGTTATCCTCACGTCTACGTTTCATTCACTTGTATGTTTTTGCAGGTGCTTTTTTACCAAAGTGGCTTACACGAAAGCCTCTTAATATCCACATCTGAAAAATATTATCTCACTTAACCAATATAGTAAAATCATGTTTGAGCAGTTGaaattttaaagtgaacagttaaCGTTTAATAACGATATCGAATTAAGGTGTTTGGCTAGATTTGCCGTCGTAACAGATAATGCTGCTTTTACCAACAGGCATACTGACAGATGATATCCATGCACACCGAGGGTCGTCTCGTACTTTTTTATACTTGTATTCACTGAATGTATCGAGTCAACAAAAAcagtttattataaaatgttatggTCCTCTTGTTCAAGGTATTTTTATGTATTGACATGTTTACTTTTGTTACTTAAGTGCTTggatgtgggtgtgtgtgtgtgtgtagacaATGTGTAAGAGAAATTCTATTTGTTTTATTCGAAATGTGTGAATTAAAACTGCTATGATCATGACTCGTTGTTTGCTTATTCGTTTTGGGTTGTAGTAGGGTCTTGATCAAGTCATTCTTTGTTAAACCAAAAGTTAGATAAACTGATTTGAAGAGAAGGTTTATGATATGAAAATctgaaatgtaatttaaaaccATAAAGTTTTAGTACTTTGTCCAAAATGTTTAGTTTAAGTTTTGGACAAACTTGTGGCATCCATACCAGCTGGAGGGCACATATTATGGAAActccacttttaaaaggtgttttgtttggacataaatgtgtattggcagtgtgtgaacacaaccaccttaaaatgaaaaaaaaaaatccactctCAACTTTTTttatccccattaaaccaaagcagtctttTTAGAGATGCTGtgttgattctcttgttaatgtgacatcacacaaacaaagccccaCCCACGACCACTGACTGATTGGTTAATTTTACCCCATAGTGTTTGTTATCACGTAGTAGTTATGTTTGCATTCTCTCAAAACTTTTAGAAAGCCTGATTAGTAAACAACTGACACAGTGTCTAAACATTTTGTCTATTAATCAGTCTGGGTTTCGTAAAAGGCATAGTAGCTACCACTACAGCTGTCTTAAAAGTTTGAATGATATTGTGGAGTCCTTAGATTCTAAACAACAATGTGCCTctgttttatctgtttatcAAAGGCATTTGATAGTGTGGACCATGGTATATTGTCAAGTTAAAATATACCATGGTCCACAGTATCAAAGGACGTTAACTAAACGGCAGAGGGCGCCAAAGGCAGTAAAATGCAGTACAGTTTTGTATTCATGCACTGTGTATCAGTTAGAAGTTGAGAGTGAACCGTATTGGTTACAAAAACACAATTCTGTCTGTTATCAAAACGCAACATTAGAAATATACACGTGCGTATCTATGTGCCTCTCAGATATCTTACACATTTAAAACTGATGATAATGCCCCTAATGACAGTACGGATGCAAATCTCTTTCTTTAATAGGGGCGCAAAGATGTTCCGCGAGAGCCTGGGCTCTGGCGTTACCTAGCAACCACTCCCATACTGTACTTGGGCTCCAAGTGCCTGGCTGCCTTCAACTCCAGCGCTGTTTCTATTTCTGTTGTAGCGTTGCAGTCGCCGTCTGCTAAAACATTCATGGCACAGTCCTCTTAGCATGTGGCTTCTGCGGCAATGTTGCAGTTTGAAGCGTTAGCCGACGCACCGCACCGAGTGATACTGACAAATGGTGCGTCAAATGATGGGTGACAGACCAGTTAATCATGGGCTGCCGTCTCCGGGGACGAGCTCATCGAGTCTGATGTAATGGATGTTATTACGGCCAGTGACATGACAACTGCGACCCTTGCGCGTGGATGTGTAAGCCACAAAAACAATTGTTAAAGCAGGTGCCGGGAAAATGCGATAACGTCGGCTTTTCGTGCTTCTTGGTAAAAGGAGCGTCCAAAGGGGATTGATTGACAAACGGAAATGGCAGTTGCATAAACTGTCACAATAATGAGATCTTATCCTTATGCATATGCTAGTGCCGCTTAATTTTTAGTCATGACAGGGTTTCACACCCCCTCGGTTCCACATGAACAGCTTTAACAAACGCAGTGATGATAGTGGTACAGTGCACAATTGCGCATCACGCGGATCTCCGGCGTCAAGGCCTCTTGACCGCAGGCCAGGGCACCAAGGTAAACTGGTGAACGATCACATCGCACACAGCCAAAAGATCGATCTTTAACTCCcacacagttttttttcacTCCAGCAACCTTTATAGTCTGCATCCAAAATTACCTACTTCCATAAAGTcaaactgaaattaaaaatg
This Paramisgurnus dabryanus chromosome 7, PD_genome_1.1, whole genome shotgun sequence DNA region includes the following protein-coding sequences:
- the ino80db gene encoding LOW QUALITY PROTEIN: INO80 complex subunit D-B (The sequence of the model RefSeq protein was modified relative to this genomic sequence to represent the inferred CDS: inserted 1 base in 1 codon); protein product: MYEGKHIHYSEVDHKPLCSYSPKLCKQRRLNGYAFCIRHVLEDRSAPFRQCEYVAKYNSQRCTNPIPKAQDRKYCNSHLQVMGVLPKKERKKKQDTIESLALNITVPSLALKTHNGLEHLSPPPSLACLLPSDPFAFYRPDKMLKVSDTILKKPQESQAMSQKKQDHSVDPALQKHPGLSSLSSTHARPCLIPPQTGRTTEKPLTPSSPCAPTPQTPTLQPGSLFKTSSPLQASQQGSREKASFDHKVNLNLNHEFGKKVLHGASNRDDAGRHLITTNLVAMRQAPRLRQLHRVMDQQKRQYQDLNSHLACVLGLDWSEESEEEDGDLGKLVSYQCQRLQEKHFEKSASSPRTERLANFCSYLRQKHKHLWREQKDFRRERKSQHALRKALLQAARDEPHHTAQLIQEQNKETSTPSSTAVAPGVANSGLCLAVVKGEECRNPALPFSRHCFQHILQNRSQQLFSSCTARFADGAQCSIPVFDITHQTPLCDEHAKKMDNFLRGDISRRTYHHHQQIQRHRPLKKPKPPPLSKKHKKKSKKGVSRRPQKPIPPALPQGNLGMPSILCLPTQPSGIRSPLTPDLSADEFPDDINDISDIPHDLELNQEDFSDVLPRLPDDLQDFDLFEGKNSELLPTSEEAEELVRVLQAMGSYPESLACLSGIAELGPVEGVDCRNMSGGVVDLLSARLSADTLSNLELDASLLPTSEDAFPPSPPSPQPPLTPPSSVGHLTDSTYPQRQSHLLSKLDNSKADLSDLPLDKDEDISRGSWGVLTLPLSDSAQFHSLIASDRLLMSTALSTPLTPVSSAPCHPSLSLSALPQSSQTQSASPTSELLCPSQAKHLXPPTVQPLWDPIGLPATPQYTGTLYGPGLNCRQNQYFQ